GCGATGGGACTGCGAATGTTGGCACACCGGAGGAAGCCGCGTGGGCGTCGAGGCTCGGCCCTGATGCTGGTGCTGGTCCTCACCTTCGCGTTAGGCGGCCTGGCGATCTCGGCGATCTACATGGCGGGGAGCACCACCATCCTTTCCAAGCTGTACGATCGCGAGCGCGATTATCGCTACGCTGCGGAGTGGGCGCTCGCCGTCGGCAAGGCACGGCTCACCACCGACACCGCCTTCGTCCTCCCCGATTCACTCTACAGGCAGGTACTCAACGGCGCGACGGTGAGTGACGCCGCGGGGCAGCCGATCCCCCGGGTCAAGGTGGACCTGTACGCCGGGATCGGCGGGAACTCGACCGGGCAGTACGGACGCTACGTGGAATTGGTGGCGGTGGCGTCCGACAGCAGCGGCGCGCGGCATGTGCGCCGCCTCGAGCTGCAGGCGGAGAACTTTGCCCGTTTCGCCATGTTCACCGACAGCTGGTCGGTGGGGTGCTACACCACCGGCGAGATCGTGCGGGGACGCGCGCACTCCAACGCCAACTGGCAGTCGTGCTCCGGTTCCCCGGGCCCGATCTACAGCGATACGGTGAGCGCCGTGACGACGGTGACCGGAGTCGCCCAATACCAGACGCCGGGGCATCGCGTTCCGAGTGCACAACGGATTCCCTTCCCAACCGTGACCAAGCTGGCGTGGATGCCGGGATACGCGAGTGCCGCGAACCTCGCTTACACCCCCCCGGCTCGGGTGGGGAGCACCGGGGGCTCGCGCATGGAGTTCGTGGCGGTCGACCTGGATGGTGACGGTACGCTCACCGGACCGGCCGAGGGGTACTTCCGCATCTTCCAGGCGCGCGCCGGCGCCGGCAGCAACCCGTGGCTCACGAGCAGCGGGAGCACTCCGTTTGTCACCGGTGGGACCGACACGCTCTTCGTTCGCGCCGGGACGGCGTCGAGCAGCAGCACGCTGTCCAGCTACCTGAACGGCGCCAATTCGGTGACCAAGAGCATGATTCAGCACCAATGCGGGGTCTTTTACATGATGGGAAGTCCGGCGCGCCCGCAGTTCATCCCGCTCGCCGTGCACGATACGCTCGACGTGCGCTACAAGTGGCTCATCGACACCCTGGCCATCCCGACGCTCGGGCGCCCGGGGACGCGGGCAAACGCGGTGAACTACCTGAAGCGAACGCAGCCCGGGACCAGCGGGTACGCCACCAACGCCGCCGCGCTACTCAAGAGCGGGAGTGCCTACACGACCGGGACGCCGCGCTGCTTCCCGGCAGGCGATCCCTACCTGATGCCGGTCGAGCGCCCCGGCGTGCTCTTCGCCTTTCCTGCGGCGACGGGGAATACGGTCGATGTACTCCCCCCCGAATCGCGCCACGGTGGCGAGGACACGACCTTCACCGCCGTCACCAAGACGGGTTCGTGGGTCACATGGCCGGGATATGCCGGAACGTTCTTCACTGCGGCAACCCGGCGTCAGGCGACCGAGGAACCGTACCTCTGGCCCGTGCATCGCACACAGAACCTTGGCTCGAAGGGCGTCATCTACGTCAACGGCGATATCTACCTGAGCGGGCAGTTCCGCGGCCGGGCGACGCTGTACGTGTCGGGCGACGTGGACCTCATCGACGACCTGACGTATGTGACCAATCCCGCGTCGCTGCCCATTTGCCAGAACCTCCTCGGGATCATCACCGGCAACAGTATCTGGATTGCCGACAATGCGATCAACCGCCCCCGGTATGTCGACGGCACGACCTCGAGCAGCGCCCGCTTCTTCGACGACAACCAGGACTACTTCCTGCATGCCGTCACCCTGTCGGGGGTGAGCGGGTCGAGCAGCGCGACCTTCGGAGTGGAGAACCTCAGTGCAGGCCCCAATGCCGGACGCCTCTGCACCCCGGTTCCCCCCTACAGCGCCCAAACGTCTGGAGGGTGCATCAACCAGGCGGGCGGGGTGATCGAGAAGCGCATCTCGGCGACCTTCGCCGGTGGCTACACTGGCTTCGCCGAAAACCGCGTGAAGGACGCCTGCCTCGACGTGGATTCGCCACCGTATTTCCCGCTCACCGGGCGCTATCTCGATAACGAGTTCTACGAGATCGACCCGGCCCAGTTCAATGCGATGGGAGTCGCGCAGTTCTATCGGAGGTTGCAAGCCGGGAACTGACGCGCAGAGACGAGGGCGGCGCCTCACGGCCCCGCCCTCGTCCTCTCGTCCTCTCGTCTTCTCGTCTTCTCGTCTTCTAGAAAAACGCCTGCTGCCCCTCGTCCCGCCTGCGCACCACATGGCAAGCGCGGCAGCGGGCTTCGTACGAGTCCGACGCCCCCACCATGATCACCGGCGAGTCCCACGCCGCCGGCTCTCCGTGAATGAGGCGCTGGTTGCGGCAGGCGGGGGCGCCGCACAACACGCAGATCGCGTGCAGCTTGTCGACCACCTCGGCGATGGCGAGGAGGCGCGGCATGGGGCCGAAGGGTTCGCCGCGAAAGTCCGTGTCGGTCCCGGCGAGGATTACCCGACGCCCGCGATTGGCCAGCGACGTGGCTACTTCGCAGATCCCTTCATCAAGGAACTGCGCCTCGTCGATGGCGACGACGTGCGCCATCGGGTCGATCCGCGCCGCAATCTGCGACGACGAATCGACCGGAATGGCGTCGACCGAGCGCCCATCGTGGCTCGACACGGCGAAGAGCCCCGCATAGCGGTCGTCCAGGTGCGACTTGAACACCTGGACCCGCTTGCGGGCGATCATTGCGCGCCGCACGCGGCGCATGAGTTCTTCCGTCTTGCCGCTGAACATCACCCCGGCGACCACCTCGATCCAGCCGCCGGTCAGCTGCAGCGTCGTCATCAATCCTCCGATCGGCGCCCACGCGCGTGGCGAAGGCGATCCCCGCGCTCGCTCCATTCGCGCGATTCGTGAATGGCGCGCGGTCCGCCCGGCTCATCCCGGTCGAAATTCCGCCGCGCGGGGGCGTCCCGAAAGCCACGCTCGCCTCCGCGCTCGCCACCACGCTCGCCACCACGCTCGTTTCCGCGGAACCCGCCGCGTTCGCCACCGCGGAACCCGCCACGTTCGCCTCCGCGGAAGCCGCCACGCTCGCCGCCACGGAAACCGCCACGTTCACCACCGCGAAACCCGCCACGTTCGCCACCGCGCTCACCACCGCGCTCACCACCGCGCTCACCACCGCGGAAGCCGCCGCGCTCACCGCCGCGCTCACCACCGCGGAAGCCGCCACGCTCACCACCACGCTCACCGTCGCGGAAGCCGCCGCGAGCCCCGCCGTGACCGGCCCCCCGGAAGCCGCCCCGCTCTCCCCGGTCGCCCCCGCGGAAGCCGCCCCGCTCTCCCCGGTCGCCTCCGCGGAAGCCGCGCCCCTCTCCACGATCGCCTCCCTCGCGCTCGGTGGGCCCGCGATCCTGGCGCGCCATCACCTGTCGACCACGGATCGTCTTTCCGGTGAGGGCGGCGATCACCTTTTCGGCGACGTCGCCGCCCACCTCGACGATGCTGAAGGTGTCGCGCAGCTCGATCTTCCCGATCTGCTCCGCCGAGAGCCCTGCCTCGCCAGTGATGGCGCCGACGAAGTCGCCCTTCCTGGCGCCGTCACGCTCCCCGACGTTGATGAACAGGCGCGTGAACGCCGTGCCGACGGGCGCAACGCGCTCCGCTGGCGGGGTGACGGCGGGCGCTTCCGCCGCCCTGGCCGGGCGCTTCGCCTTCGCACGTTCGCGCTCGACGTCGAGCATGCGCAACGCGGCGGCTGCCACTTCCACCGCATCGTGCTCCGCCAGCAGGGGCTCGATGGTCAACGTCTCGCGGTGCAGCGCGCGCGCGCGCATCACGGCGCGGAGCTCGTCGCGCAGCGCGTCTTCGGCGGCGTGCGCGGCCGCGGGGACGCCAGACATCGACAGGGGGGTCGCCCTCCCTCCCGCGAGGCGCAAGAATGCCGCGAGTTCGTCCGGTGCCACGAGGACCGCGGTCATCTGCGGCGTGGCGGACAGCAACTCCTGCAGTTCCTGCACCCCCGGCGGAGCGCCGAAGCAGATCACGAGCGGCTCGTGAGCGTCGATCCCCCCGGTGCGCATCCGAACGAGCGCATCGTCGGCGGCGTAGCCGATGCTGGCAAGCGCGCGCGCGGCGGTGGACTGGAACGGCTCGGGCACCAGGACGGTCGCGCGCGGCGGGTCGAAGCGGTCGAGCAGGCTCCGGATGGCCGTGGCACGCTCGCCTCGCGGACCGACCACGTAGTGAAGCGTGCCACCGGTGGCGGCCGGGGCCTCGTACGTGATGCGTCGCGCGCGGCGCATGTGCGCCTCGACGAAGGCGTTCACCTCATCGTCCACTTCGCGCGCGATGAGGATGCGTTCTGCGTCGCGCGGGATCTCGGCGAGGAGCGTCGCCATCGCTTCGCTCGCGGTCGCGAGGAGCTCATTGGCATCCACCAATGCGAGCGACGTGACTCCCTCGAGCTTGAGCGACGAACCGCGCACCAGCGCCAGCGCGTCGGCCGGCGTCGCCGCCACCGCGCGCGCTCCCGCGCTCACGCGTCGCGCGGCGCGTGCCGGCGCGGTGACCGGGACGAGGAGCGCCTCGCCTTGTGCGAGGGTCGGGTTCACCAGCCGCGCGATCCACGCCGCCGTCTCGGGGCTCGGCGTCAACACGAGCACCTGCACCTCGCCCACGTTCTCATCGGCCCGCATCACCTGGGGCGCTACCACGCCCGCCACGCGGGCATCTCCCGGCGGTAGCACGTGCACCACGTGCTGGCTCCTGGCCACGCCGCTCTCGTCCTGCTCCACAAGCCCTCTCTTGTCAATCGCGCACGTCGCGCGTGCGCTCGCATTGGTCCTGCATGATCGAGTAAGATACCTTGCTCCGCCCCTCCGGCATACCTCCGCCACGCATCCCGCTCCCCTGACGCCCCATCATGACCCTCGAATTCGTCCCGTCGCCCAACATCACCCAGCTGCGCGAGTCGGTCACCATCGCCGTCTCACAGCGCGCCAAGGCCCTCAAGGCGGAGGGACGGGCGATCATCGACCTGGGCGCCGGGGAGCCGGACTTCGACACGCCGGCGTTCATCCGCGAGGCGGGGAAGGCGGCCATCGATGCCGGCCACACGCACTACACGCCCACCGAGGGGATCCTCCCGCTGCGCGCCGCCATCGCCGACATGGCCCACGGGTACGGGGCGCTCGCCGCCCCCATCGCCCCCCAGGACGTCGTCGTCTCCAACGGGTCCAAGCAGTCGCTCTTCAATGCCTGCTTCTGCCTGTTTGGGCATGGCGACGAGGTGCTCATCCCCACCCCGTCCTGGACCTCGTACTACGAGATGGTGCAGCTGGCGGGCGCGACCCCGGTGTCGGTGCTGGGCGATCCCGCCAACGACCTCAAGGTGACGCCCGCCATGCTAAAGGCGGCGGCCACGCCGCGCACCCGCGGCGTGATGCTCAACTCGCCATGCAATCCCACCGGGGCCGTGTACACGGCGGCGGAGCTGGGCGAGCTCCTCGCCCTGTGTCACGCCCGCGGGTGGTGGGTGATCTGCGACGAGATCTACCGGCGGCTGAGCTACGAGCAGGAGGCGCCGAGCGCGCTGCAGGTCGCCCCGTCGCTCGAGAACCTGGTGGTGGTCGACGGCGTGGCGAAGGCGTACGCCATGACCGGGTGGCGAGTGGGATGGTCCATCGCCCCGCGCGCCGTGACGAAGGCGATGACGGCGTTCCAGTCGCATGCCACGTTCCACACGGCGTCGATCTCCCAGCACGCGGCCCTGGCGGCGCTCACCCGCCGCGACGAAGCCGACGCGGCGATCGCCGCGATGCTGGCGCAATACCGGGTGCGGCGCGACGCGGCGCGGCAGGTCTTCGCCGCTCATCCGGGGCTCCCGCTGATCAGGCCCGCCGGCGCCTTCTACTTCTACTTCGACGTGTCGGCGGCATTTCCGGATCACCCGGAGCCGGGGTCGGCATTCGCGGCGCGGCTCCTGGAGGAGCAGGGCGTGGCGGTGGTGCCGGGCGCGGCCTTCCAGACGCCCGCATGGGTGCGCATCTCGTACGCGGCGGCCGAACGGGACGTCGTGGCTGGGGTGACCCGGGCGGTCGGTCTCTGGAGCGACCTCAAGGGTTAGACATCTCCCCCGCTCACCCCGCCGTCGGCGTTTTCTCGGACTGTTCAGGGCGGGCGTCGCTCCTATTTTGTGAGGCCCGCTGGGCAGGACCGGAGGCACCGGCACCAGAGGAGGGGACGGTGAACATTCCAGTGCGCATCGAGAAATCGGCCGGCTCGCTCGCCGACGTGGAGTATCGTTGGGATTCCGACACCGACATCCTGACGGCGAGCGTTCGCCCCGCCGACAGCGGGGGGAGGGCGCGTGCGACCGAGCTCGAGCTGGAAGGCGACGATGGGTCGTGGCTCATCCTCGACGTGCGGGCGGGGC
The genomic region above belongs to Gemmatimonadetes bacterium SCN 70-22 and contains:
- a CDS encoding thymidine kinase yields the protein MTTLQLTGGWIEVVAGVMFSGKTEELMRRVRRAMIARKRVQVFKSHLDDRYAGLFAVSSHDGRSVDAIPVDSSSQIAARIDPMAHVVAIDEAQFLDEGICEVATSLANRGRRVILAGTDTDFRGEPFGPMPRLLAIAEVVDKLHAICVLCGAPACRNQRLIHGEPAAWDSPVIMVGASDSYEARCRACHVVRRRDEGQQAFF